The segment GATTTAACCGGGGACGAAATTATGGTGTTAATCAAGGAAGCGTTGGTGATGAAAAAACAGGTCAAGGAAGGTGTCTCCCATCCTCATCTTCAAGGAAAAACGCTTGGCATGATTTTTGAAAAGTCATCAACGAGAACGCGGGTTTCTTTTGAAGTTGGCATGATCCAACTAGGGGGCCATGCGTTATTCCTGAGTGCAAACGATATCCAATTAGGGCGTGGGGAGACCGTGTCCGACACAGCCCAAGTTCTATCCAGATATGTTGATGGATTAATGATTCGAACTTTTTCTCATGAAAAGCTTGAGGAATTTGCTCACGCTTCTTCCATACCCGTTATTAATGGGCTAACAGATCCACATCATCCAACGCAAGTCCTGGCTGATCTCTTGACAATTTATGAGTATAAAGGAAAATTAAAGGGATTAAAGCTGTGCTATGTTGGTGATGGAGATAATAATATGACACATTCGCTGCTTCAAGCCGCTGCGATTACAGGTATGGATATGACAGTAGCAAGTCCCAAAGGTTACATGCCCAATGATATGATTTTTCAGCAGGCTAAAAATAAAGGGGAAGAGAACGGGGCCAAATTGGCTATTCATGACAATCCAAAAGAGGCAATTCAGGATGCAGATATTGTTGTCACAGATGTCTGGGCGAGTATGGGAGAAGAAAATGAGTTAGATGAGAGAAAATTGCGGTTTGAAGCCTTTCAAGTGAATAAAGAACTGATGCAATTTGCAAAATCTGATTATCTTTTCCTGCATTGTTTGCCTGCGCACCGAGGTGAGGAAGTCACTGCTGAAATTATTGATGGAGAGCATTCTGCTGTCTTTGATGAAGCAGAAAACAGATTACATGCACAGAAGGCATTATTAAAATTATTAATGGAAAAATAATTTTTCTATTTTTATATAGATTTTTGCATAAATATACGTTATAATTAATAAAAATGCATCAAGGAGAGATAAACGATGAGTAAAGGGAAAGTTGTTCTAGCATATTCCGGGGGATTAGATACCTCGGTTTCTATTAAATGGCTTCAAGATAAATATGATTATGATGTAATTGCACTCGGATTAGAAGTTGGGGAAGGAAAAGATTTAGAATCACTTAAAGAAAAAGCGTTGCAAGTGGGGGCGGACAAAGCCGTTATTATAGATGCTAAAGAATTACTGGCGAAAGAGTATTTATTACCTGCACTAAAATCGAATTGTCTGTATGAAGGAAAATACCCGATATCTTCTGCACTATCCAGACCGTTAATTTCAAAATTATTGGTTGAAGTAGCTGAAGAGGAAGGCGCAGTAGCTGTTGCGCATGGTTGCACCGGAAAAGGAAATGATCAGGTACGCTTTGAGGTATCGATCAAAGCACTGAATCCGGACTTGGAAGTAATTGCTCCAGTACGTGAGTGGGGAATGAACCGGGATGAAGAAATTGCTTATGCGAAGGAAAAAAATATTGATGTCCCCGTGAATGTGGATAAACCTTATTCCATCGATGCAAATATTTGGGGCAGAGCTTGTGAAGCCGGGGTTCTTGAAAATACATGGAATGAAGCACCAGAAGAAGCCTTTGAATGGACGGCATCCATTGCAGACGCTCCTGATGATCCGGAATATGTGGAGATTGAATTTAAGGGAGGCGAGCCTATTGCTTTAAATGGCGAGTCTCTAGGGATGGTTGATATTATCGAACAATTAAATGACATTGGCGGTAAACATGGTGTCGGAAGAATCGATCATATTGAAAATCGTTTAGTAGGCATTAAAGCCAGAGAAGTGTATGAAAACCCGGGTGCTTTAATTTTAATTAATGCCCACAAGGAATTGGAATTTTTAACGTTAACGAAGGAAGTTACGCAATATAAAACGCAAATTGATCAAAAAATGACCCAACTCATTTATGATGGTCTATGGTATTCCCCATTAAGAAATGCATTGGAAGCATTTATGGGTGAGACACAGAAAAGTGTTAACGGAAAAGTGAAAGTGAAGCTGTGGAAAGGTACACAAATGGTTGTTGCAAGAGATTCCGACAATAGCTTATACAATGAAGAATTAGCAACCTATTCCAAAGGGGATATGTTTGATCACAATGCAGCAGTTGGCTTTATTAAGTTATGGGGACTATCAACGCAAGTGCATTCCCAGGTAAATAAGAAAAAAGAAGCGATTAAGTCCGGGGAGTAATTGAGCAGGGAGGAATTTTACAATGTCGAAACTATGGGGCGGAAGATTTACCAAAGAAACGAATAAACTTGTTGAAGAGCAAACGGCATCCATTTCATTTGACCAAAAATTAGCGAATGAGGATATACAGGGAAGCATCGCACATGTGAACATGCTAGTTTCCACTGAAATTATAACCGCAGAGGAAGGAAATACTATTGTATCAGGATTGAAAGCTGTACAAAATAAACTAGAGCAGGGCGAGCTTATCTTTTCCGTGGAAAATGAAGATATCCATATGAACATTGAAAAATTCCTAATCGATGAAATTGGCCCTGTGGGTGGAAAATTGCATACCGGACGAAGCAGAAACGATCAAGTTGCTACAGATATGCATCTTTATTTAAAAAAGCATACAGAAGAACTGATTGAGCTTGTTAAAGCAACGCAAAAGGCAATTTTAAACCAGGCTTCTGATCATGTAGATACAATCCTTCCTGGTTATACACACTTGCAAAGAGCGCAGCCGGTATCTTTCGCTCATCATTTGTTAGCTTATTTCTGGATGCTCCAGCGGGACAGGGAACGTCTTGTGGATAGTCTGAAGCGGGTCAGCGGTTCTCCTCTGGGGGCCGGTGCGCTTGCCGGAACAACTTTCTCAATTGACAGAACGCAGGTTGCAGAAGAGTTAGGCTTTGAATATGTTTATCCTAATAGCATGGACGCAGTCAGTGATCGGGATTTTATTCTCGAGTTCATGTCCACGTCCTCGATTATGATGATGCATATTTCTAGATTGGCGGAAGAAATGGTCATTTGGAGCAGTCGGGAATTTCAATTTATCGAGCTGGATGATTCTTTTTGCACAGGTTCAAGCATTATGCCACAGAAAAAAAACCCAGATGTACCAGAGTTGCTGCGTGCAAAAACTGGACGTGTATATGGTAATTTAATAGGTTTATTAACCGTTTTAAAAGGACTCCCGCTCGCGTACAACAAAGACTTGCAAGAGGATAAAGAAGGCATGTTTGATACGGTTGACACACTTGAGAACTCCTTGTTGATGCTTGCGCCAATGATTGACACTATGACTGTAAGAACAGCCAACATGAAACAAGCCGTTTCTGAGGATTATTCCAATGCAACAGATATTGCGGATTATCTCGTCACAAAAGGAATGCCTTTCCGTGAGGCGCACGAAATCATTGGGAAAATTGTGCTGCACGCGATTGATAACGGAAAATATCTGCTAGATTTAAAGATGGAAGAGTATAAAAAATTTAGTGATCTGTTTGAAGCTGATATCTATGATGTATTGGCTCCAGAACAGGTTGTAGCAAATCGGCACAGCTACGGAGGCACCTCGCAACAGCAAGTGCGGGAACAGCTCGAGCTGGCGAAGAGCGCTTTATAGAATTTATAAGGGGTCTATCTCCCACTATGCTAAAGTGTTAGCATAGTGGGAGATAGACCCCAAATATTTGATATTTCTGCTGTATATAATGAATCTACTAATTTTCCTTCAATGTAGAGAACGTTATTTTGATGGAGAAACAACACTAAGGCTGGAAAAAATAAAAAAGGCGACCGTATTTCCAGATGAACAGAAAGTACAGGTTCCCACCACTGTTCGGGATTTTAAAAACCTCTTTTATATGGGGAATGGATGATGATCGATTTACCAAAAGCAACTTTTTCAATGAAAAACCCGCATTTTCAAAGGGGAAAATGCGGGTTTTTAATCCATTGAAATTAACTTGAATGAACCACAACTTCTTATAAATACTCCTCAAACCACCGGCAAATATGATTTAAGCGCTCGATTCGCATTTCAGGTTTCCCACTTCGGCTTAGTTCATGACTAGAATCCGGGAAGCGGACAAATTCAGCATTTTTTCGTAAATGTTTTAGTGTGACAAACAGTTGTTCACCTTGTTCTATCGGACAACGGTAGTCCTGTTCACCGTGCAGAATCAGTAATGGTGTTTCTACGTTTTCTGCATATTTTAATGGGGAGAAGTTCCATAGTTTCTCTGGATCTTCCATTAAATTTTTACCAAGTTCCCATTTTGTGAAGAAGTAACCAATGTCACTCACACCATAAAAACTCAACCAATTACTAATCGACCTCTGGGTTACCGCTGCTTTAAAACGGTTTGTATGTCCAACGATCCAGTTGGTCATAAATCCCCCGTAGCTTCCTCCGGTCACACCAAGTCGGGTCTCATCAATGAAGCTGTAGTTTCCCAGCGCGTAATCGACGGCACTCATTAAGTCGGTGTAATCTCCTCCGCCATAATCAGAGCGAACAGCATCTACGAATTGTTGTCCGTATCCGTAGCTTCCTCTTGGGTTGGTGTATAGTACAACGTAACCTTTTGCTGCCAATAATTGCATTTCGTGGAAGAATGACTGGCCATACATCATATGTGGGCCGCCATGAATCTCCAGTACGAATGGATATTTTTTGCCTTCTTCAAACCCATATGGCCGAAGGAGCCACCCTTGAATTTCCCAGCCATCTTCTGCGGTTACAGTCAACGTTTCCGGTTCGGTTATAGCAACTTCCTCTAAAAATGCCGCATTAGCGTTGGTTAACCGCTTCAACTCAGATCCATTTTTCAATTGATAAAAATTACATGGATTTGTTGGTGTACTGATCCCGAGAATGAAAGATTCTGATTCGGCATAATAGGAAAATCCAAATACATGATTCGCCTCTTTATAGAGTACTTCCAAATCGCCATTTAATGATACCTGATACAAACCAGTCGCACCAAAATCACTAGCTATAAAGAAGAGGCGATCTCCATCTTTTGACCAAACCGGTCCTGTTGTGGAGTTTCCTAGTCTCATGTCACCGATCATGACATCACCAAGCTGGATATCCCATTCTTCGCTAAGGCAAGTGCGAACTCCAGTTTCTACATCGAATATATAGAGTTCATTTTGCGTCGCCCCAGCATACGTATATTCATGACCGAAGCAGGCAATTTTGTCACCATTTGGAGAAAAACTGGCACTATGATATGCGCCTTTTGTAAGTTTTGTTATATCTTTTGTTGAACGATTGAATAGGAATAAATCATTCGTATTTTCATAATCTGCATCTTCATTTAAATTGGCTGCTAGTAGCACGGTATTGCTATCAGGTGAAATATCTTGAAATGCGTGATCCGCATCGGCCTTAGTCAACTGGGAGAAATCTCCATTTTCTGTATCAAATAAAATGAGTTGTGCGCGTTTATTATCATGGAAGCCGTTTGCATCTGATTTGTGATCTAGACGTTTTATAACAAGTGGCTGTTTCTTTTTCGCCTCAGCCTCTTTTTGACGCTCTTCTTTTGCTTGTTCGTTTTGCTTTTGTACATCGTCATCAGCGTCTAAGGAAGCACTGAAAATGATGTATCTTCCGTCCTTTGACCAATTTGGATTTCCTGTGCCATTTTTAAATGTAGTGAGCTGCCAGGCTTCCCCACCATCTGTGTTTAGCATCCAAAGCTGCGGAAGACCGCTTCGATTGGACTCGAATACGATCTTTTTGCCATCAGGTGAAAACCTGGGGCTACTATTCTTTACGTCGCCAAACGTCCATTGCTTTGCTTCATCTTCATCCAAATTTTGAAAAAATAGATGGGATTCATATTCATTATTGTCATTGATCACTGTTGAAACATATGTATATGCACTTCCATCCGGGGTGAACTTGGGGTCACTGAATACTTCAATTTGCGTGATGTCAGCTGCTGTTATTGTTCGTTTTGAATCGTCGCTCATTAAATAGCCTCCTAGTGAATAGATTTACAACTATAGTAAACTACTTCGCTTTACGAATCAATTAAATTACTAGAATTTTCTTTTTTCAATACATCGAATAAAAAGGAGCAAGAGAACCGTCCCTTGCTCCCCAATTTTCTAATGTTCCATGCTACGCTCTTTAATAGCCGCATCTTCCACATATGCTTCCTGCAACTGTTTCGTGATTTTTCCAGGTTTTCCGTCAGCAATTTGCTGATTATCGACTTTCACAATTGGCGTGATTTCCGATGTGCTACTGGATAGGAATAGCTCATCAGCGAGTGCAATATCCTCGACTGAGAATCCTTCCTCGTTAAATGGAATGGAAAGGTCTCGTGCGAATTGTTCAATACGCATGCGAACACAACCATGCAGAATTTTAGTTGTAGCGGGATGTGTGTAAATCTCTCCATCTTTAACCAGATATACATTGGATGAGCTGCATTCTGTTACGAATCCATCCTTGTGCAGGATAGCCTCGTAGCTTCCTTTTTCTTTAGCTGTCTGTTTCGCAAGCACATTTGGCAGTAGATTCAAGCTTTTAATATAACAATATTCCCAGCGGACATCGCGCTCGGTAATGACAGAAACACCGTTTTCCAGGTTTGTGGTATTACGAGGAGCATCTGTGATATAGGCATACATATTTGCAGGTACATCCACTGGAAAAACATGATCACGTGGTGCTGATCCACGGGTTATTTGCAGGTAAAGTTTTCCATCTGTTGTCATATCGTTTCTAACCAATAAATCGATTAATAAATTGGTAAGCTCTTCTTTGGTTGATGTAATCTCTATTTTCACGGCTTCTGCAGAGCGGTAAAGACGATCCACATGCTCATTTAGTAAGTAAAATGCACCATTATAGATTCGAATAACTTCATATACACCATCGCCAAATTGCAAACCGCGTTCTTCATATGGATAGGTTAAACTGTCACGATGAGTAAACTTTGTTTGTGCCAAAATAATCGGATAGACGGACATAAATCAATAAACCTCCTTTAAACATAAGCCTATTCTATATCTATTTTTTTGAATTGTAAACGAATTTTTCGGGGCATTAGTGACAAACATCACTGATCTTGATTGAATTGTTTGATTATAGTAGTAGTATGCGTTCAAAAAGGAGGATAAAAAGGACCGGCCGGTTAAGTTCGCGACGTCCTGTCGCAACACCGGCACTAGCACGTCCTGTGCGTCGAAAGTTCGAGGCGGCGTAGTTTCGAGCAGACGCTTTTACACGAAGGAAAAGTGGTTTTCCTTTTCCAAGGAGCGGAGAAACAAGCCAACGAGCTTCTCGCGTGTTGTGGTGACTTCTGCGTTGCCCACAGGACGTGGGCGGTTTTAGCAGAAGGTCACCTGCGAAGTGTCATTTTTACCGGACTTTTTGAACATCCTCTAGTAAGAAAGAAGGGCGGGATTATGATGGAACCTTTATTAAAAAGATTAGATACACATGATTATGATATGCTTATAGCTAACTCGAAGTTAATTGAAATTAAAAAGGGTGTATACATCTATACCGAAAAAAACCCTTCCGATTATTTATATTTCATACAACAAGGAGAAATACGTATTTTTAAAGAAATAGGGGTTGGAAAAGAGATAACCTTCTTCACAAGAAAGGGTTATGATGTTTTTGGGGAAATGGGTGTTTTCAGTGGAGAAACATATTCCACAACAGCAAAAGCTTCAAAACATTCATTTATCTATTATATTGGGAAAAATAAACTTAAAAATCTCCTGGCACAAAATGGTAGATTGGGCCAGCAATTTACTAGATGGGTCGCAGAGTCGCTGGAATCAAGTAATGCGAAAATACGTGATTATGTTGCTTTTGGATCAGAAGGTGCCGTTGCTTCGGTATTTATAAGAATTTCAAACATGTATGGTGTCGTAACAACAGAAGGAATTCTTATAACCGAACCTATTATGATAACAGATATTAGTAAGCAAATCGGAATCTCTCGTGAAACAGTCAGCCGTATTGTGAAAAAGTGGAAGCAAAAAGAAATTATTGAAAATGATAACAAATATTTTTTGATTAAAAATATGCATTATTTTAGGAGGTTGCTTGTTTGTGAAAACTGCGGTGTGGAGAATTGTGTCCTTTAGATGAGAAGGTGTTTCACCAGCCTTCTAAAATATTTTGTCAAAAAAAGTGGAATTTCCTGTTGCTTTGTGTGAAAGGTCTTGTTATAATAAAAATTACATTCTTAAAAAAGAGTGTAACGCACTACATAGTATGCAGGGTTTTGCGGGTGTAGTTTAGTGGTAAAACCTCAGCCTTCCAAGCTGATGATGTGGGTTCGATTCCCATCATCCGCTCCATACATATGTCCTAACGCAGTGTTTCGTATCTTAATACGAAGCGTTGCGTTTTTATTTTGCCACCGCATTACTTGAATTACCTGTCACCTGCATAGTATTCTAAAGGGACTAAACTACTATATTTGAGGGGTTTTCATGAAAAAGCTATTACAGCAACTAAAACAATTGGATAATAAGAGCTATAAAGCGTACAAAGATATACAGGGAAAATACAGTTATCATAATTTTGATTTATATATCGATTATGTGCAGGGCGATCCTTTTGCGACACCATCGAAAATTCGGATAGTTATTCCTCGAGGGCAGCGTCATGTAGAAAGTGATTGGCTCAATACCCCATCGAGGAAAACTGCTACTGAAGATGCATTTGCACGGGTTGTTGGCAAAACGATTGCGAACCAAAAGTTCACCATTAAAGGATCCGGCAAGAGTGGGGCGATCCTTTTTGACAATCCAGGACAAGAAATTCTGGAACGGAGTGCAGTACAAATAAACGCAGAAGCTATTACGGTATGCATTTCGATAGGTCTTCCTGCCAACGGACGTCGTATTAACGGCAGGGAAGCAGAGAAATTATTCTCTCAAGCTATTCCAGCTATTATAAACAATTCTATTTTTAGCATCAAAGATGCCCAAATCATCCAGGCTGTAGAGCTTGCGGATCAGCAGGACGTGATTCGAGAAGAGATGTACAACAATAATTGGATTGCTTTTCTGGCAAATGGGTCGATTTTACCGCGGGCAAGTGGTGTCAGCAATCGTCCATTACAAAAAGCTATCCCGTTTCAGAGTCCGAAAGAAAACGAGGTGTCTGTGGATATTCCGCATCAATCAGAGCCAATAAAAGGAATGGTAATAAAAAAAGGAATCACGCTCATTGTCGGTGGTGGCTATCACGGAAAGAGTACGATTTTGCAGGCCATTGAACGTGGCGTATACGCTCATGCGTTAGGGGACGGCCGTGAGTATGTGCTAACAGATCCTGACGCTGTGAAAATTCGTGCAGAGGATGGCAGACAAATTACAGGTGTCAATATCTCTCCATTTATTAATAATCTACCACACGGGCAAGATACGCAATTTTTCTCCACGGAAAATGCGAGTGGCAGTACATCTCAAGCTGCTAATGTGATGGAAACGCTCGAAGCAGGTGCAACGACGTTATTAATTGATGAGGATACTAGTGCGACGAACTTTATGATCCGTGATCATCGCATGCAACAATTGGTGAAAAGCAGTAAAGAGCCGATCACCCCATTTATTGATAAAATCAAACAAATGCGTGACCAGCTTGATGTGTCGACAGTACTAGTGATGGGCGGATCCGGGGATTATTTTGCAGTGGCTGATTCGGTTATTATGATGGAAGCATATGTCCCATATAATGTAACTATCCAAGCGAAGGAAATTATGGAAAAATATCCGCTGGAACGTGATAAGGTTGCAGAAGAAGCATTTGGGGATATTACGAATCGCTCTTTTCAGCAAAACACGCTTCAAACGAAAAAGGGTAATCGAGCCAAAACGCAAGCCAAAGGATTAACGAAGATCATTATGGGAAGAACAGATATCGATTTTGATGATACAGAACAGTTAGTTGATAGTTCGCAGACTAGGATGATTGCGGAAATCATTCAGTTTCTTGATCGTACGAATGGCTTGCAACATAAATCATTGCATGAACTCTTAGGCGAACTGGAGCAGCAAATGGACAAACAAGGGCTAGCTTCGTTTACGGCATTTAAAAATCAGCATCCCGGCGATATTGCCCGTCCACGCCGGTATGAAATCGCTGCTGTATTGAATCGGATTCGTACTGCAAACGTACAGCAAAAATAGAAAGGAGGGTCTTAGTTCTGATGCAGACCGAGCAACTCAAGACTGAAATTATAGCCTATAGTAAAGAAATCGGTATCGATAAAATCGGCTTTGCCTCTGCAGATGTATTCGGTGAATTAAGAGAGCGCCTGAGACGCCAGCAGGAATTAAAGTATCAATCAGGCTTTGAAAAAGGATCATTGGAAGAGCGTACCGAACCAGAGCGTCTGCTTCCTGAGGCACAGTCGATCCTTTCTATTGCAATTGCCTATCCGTCCCGTATGAAAGACGCACCAAAAAGTACGAAAGAAGAACGCCGTGGACTATTTGCTCGAGCTTCATGGGGAATAGATTAT is part of the Virgibacillus sp. NKC19-16 genome and harbors:
- the argF gene encoding ornithine carbamoyltransferase; this encodes MGSMKQIKTSLQTDHLLTVADLTGDEIMVLIKEALVMKKQVKEGVSHPHLQGKTLGMIFEKSSTRTRVSFEVGMIQLGGHALFLSANDIQLGRGETVSDTAQVLSRYVDGLMIRTFSHEKLEEFAHASSIPVINGLTDPHHPTQVLADLLTIYEYKGKLKGLKLCYVGDGDNNMTHSLLQAAAITGMDMTVASPKGYMPNDMIFQQAKNKGEENGAKLAIHDNPKEAIQDADIVVTDVWASMGEENELDERKLRFEAFQVNKELMQFAKSDYLFLHCLPAHRGEEVTAEIIDGEHSAVFDEAENRLHAQKALLKLLMEK
- a CDS encoding argininosuccinate synthase; translated protein: MSKGKVVLAYSGGLDTSVSIKWLQDKYDYDVIALGLEVGEGKDLESLKEKALQVGADKAVIIDAKELLAKEYLLPALKSNCLYEGKYPISSALSRPLISKLLVEVAEEEGAVAVAHGCTGKGNDQVRFEVSIKALNPDLEVIAPVREWGMNRDEEIAYAKEKNIDVPVNVDKPYSIDANIWGRACEAGVLENTWNEAPEEAFEWTASIADAPDDPEYVEIEFKGGEPIALNGESLGMVDIIEQLNDIGGKHGVGRIDHIENRLVGIKAREVYENPGALILINAHKELEFLTLTKEVTQYKTQIDQKMTQLIYDGLWYSPLRNALEAFMGETQKSVNGKVKVKLWKGTQMVVARDSDNSLYNEELATYSKGDMFDHNAAVGFIKLWGLSTQVHSQVNKKKEAIKSGE
- the argH gene encoding argininosuccinate lyase; this translates as MSKLWGGRFTKETNKLVEEQTASISFDQKLANEDIQGSIAHVNMLVSTEIITAEEGNTIVSGLKAVQNKLEQGELIFSVENEDIHMNIEKFLIDEIGPVGGKLHTGRSRNDQVATDMHLYLKKHTEELIELVKATQKAILNQASDHVDTILPGYTHLQRAQPVSFAHHLLAYFWMLQRDRERLVDSLKRVSGSPLGAGALAGTTFSIDRTQVAEELGFEYVYPNSMDAVSDRDFILEFMSTSSIMMMHISRLAEEMVIWSSREFQFIELDDSFCTGSSIMPQKKNPDVPELLRAKTGRVYGNLIGLLTVLKGLPLAYNKDLQEDKEGMFDTVDTLENSLLMLAPMIDTMTVRTANMKQAVSEDYSNATDIADYLVTKGMPFREAHEIIGKIVLHAIDNGKYLLDLKMEEYKKFSDLFEADIYDVLAPEQVVANRHSYGGTSQQQVREQLELAKSAL
- a CDS encoding S9 family peptidase, which gives rise to MSDDSKRTITAADITQIEVFSDPKFTPDGSAYTYVSTVINDNNEYESHLFFQNLDEDEAKQWTFGDVKNSSPRFSPDGKKIVFESNRSGLPQLWMLNTDGGEAWQLTTFKNGTGNPNWSKDGRYIIFSASLDADDDVQKQNEQAKEERQKEAEAKKKQPLVIKRLDHKSDANGFHDNKRAQLILFDTENGDFSQLTKADADHAFQDISPDSNTVLLAANLNEDADYENTNDLFLFNRSTKDITKLTKGAYHSASFSPNGDKIACFGHEYTYAGATQNELYIFDVETGVRTCLSEEWDIQLGDVMIGDMRLGNSTTGPVWSKDGDRLFFIASDFGATGLYQVSLNGDLEVLYKEANHVFGFSYYAESESFILGISTPTNPCNFYQLKNGSELKRLTNANAAFLEEVAITEPETLTVTAEDGWEIQGWLLRPYGFEEGKKYPFVLEIHGGPHMMYGQSFFHEMQLLAAKGYVVLYTNPRGSYGYGQQFVDAVRSDYGGGDYTDLMSAVDYALGNYSFIDETRLGVTGGSYGGFMTNWIVGHTNRFKAAVTQRSISNWLSFYGVSDIGYFFTKWELGKNLMEDPEKLWNFSPLKYAENVETPLLILHGEQDYRCPIEQGEQLFVTLKHLRKNAEFVRFPDSSHELSRSGKPEMRIERLNHICRWFEEYL
- the dat gene encoding D-amino-acid transaminase; this encodes MSVYPIILAQTKFTHRDSLTYPYEERGLQFGDGVYEVIRIYNGAFYLLNEHVDRLYRSAEAVKIEITSTKEELTNLLIDLLVRNDMTTDGKLYLQITRGSAPRDHVFPVDVPANMYAYITDAPRNTTNLENGVSVITERDVRWEYCYIKSLNLLPNVLAKQTAKEKGSYEAILHKDGFVTECSSSNVYLVKDGEIYTHPATTKILHGCVRMRIEQFARDLSIPFNEEGFSVEDIALADELFLSSSTSEITPIVKVDNQQIADGKPGKITKQLQEAYVEDAAIKERSMEH
- a CDS encoding Crp/Fnr family transcriptional regulator, with product MMEPLLKRLDTHDYDMLIANSKLIEIKKGVYIYTEKNPSDYLYFIQQGEIRIFKEIGVGKEITFFTRKGYDVFGEMGVFSGETYSTTAKASKHSFIYYIGKNKLKNLLAQNGRLGQQFTRWVAESLESSNAKIRDYVAFGSEGAVASVFIRISNMYGVVTTEGILITEPIMITDISKQIGISRETVSRIVKKWKQKEIIENDNKYFLIKNMHYFRRLLVCENCGVENCVL
- a CDS encoding ABC-ATPase domain-containing protein translates to MKKLLQQLKQLDNKSYKAYKDIQGKYSYHNFDLYIDYVQGDPFATPSKIRIVIPRGQRHVESDWLNTPSRKTATEDAFARVVGKTIANQKFTIKGSGKSGAILFDNPGQEILERSAVQINAEAITVCISIGLPANGRRINGREAEKLFSQAIPAIINNSIFSIKDAQIIQAVELADQQDVIREEMYNNNWIAFLANGSILPRASGVSNRPLQKAIPFQSPKENEVSVDIPHQSEPIKGMVIKKGITLIVGGGYHGKSTILQAIERGVYAHALGDGREYVLTDPDAVKIRAEDGRQITGVNISPFINNLPHGQDTQFFSTENASGSTSQAANVMETLEAGATTLLIDEDTSATNFMIRDHRMQQLVKSSKEPITPFIDKIKQMRDQLDVSTVLVMGGSGDYFAVADSVIMMEAYVPYNVTIQAKEIMEKYPLERDKVAEEAFGDITNRSFQQNTLQTKKGNRAKTQAKGLTKIIMGRTDIDFDDTEQLVDSSQTRMIAEIIQFLDRTNGLQHKSLHELLGELEQQMDKQGLASFTAFKNQHPGDIARPRRYEIAAVLNRIRTANVQQK